One window of the Triticum dicoccoides isolate Atlit2015 ecotype Zavitan chromosome 3B, WEW_v2.0, whole genome shotgun sequence genome contains the following:
- the LOC119275009 gene encoding uncharacterized protein LOC119275009 has protein sequence MASAAPPPPSWVILGSVPRVLSAADANADLPPGPGAADFSLALPAPPRVALLTIPPRIFPCRTTPKNFPSVLAADPSAGLLLLHADQGQATGPTIIDTPGHQEFSWRPLVAGYFVLDAAAGSALPLPKPELIAHPGHLGLIASPDGEGYMVAELQPFLGGDTAILLRFSSQDGEWVSKSVGYPLPARQLSPNGVVSCSGRLWWVDLSWCLLTCDPFADAPALTVVPLPDGKALKSKEAWGLLDKYRCVGVSAGKLRFVDMYRNRNSNGAAQISVWTLADYPPYSTEWTLECEATFAEICNDASYKATGLPRKIPVLALIHPTNPDVVYFFQDDHLIGVDVRVRKVVGHEVYELVEPPREDVASRFVHAWQLPPSLCSGPAEETVDGAAEELQQLNLRDYLKKYKLIC, from the exons ATGGcatccgccgccccgccaccgccgtcgtgGGTCATCCTGGGCAGCGTGCCGCGGGTGCTCTCGGCGGCCGACGCCAACGCCGACCTCCCTCCGGGTCCAGGCGCCGCCGACTTCTCCCTCGCGCTGCCGGCGCCCCCGCGCGTCGCGCTCCTCACCATCCCCCCGCGCATCTTCCCGTGCCGCACCACCCCCAAGAACTTCCCCTccgtcctcgccgccgacccctccgcgggcctcctcctcctccacgccgaccagggccaagccACGGGCCCCACCATCATCGACACCCCCGGCCACCAGGAGTTCTCCTGGCGCCCGCTCGTCGCGGGCTACTTCGTGCTGGACGCCGCCGCCGGCTCCGCCCTGCCGCTCCCCAAGCCCGAGCTCATCGCGCACCCGGGCCACCTCGGCCTCATCGCCTCCCCCGACGGCGAGGGCTACATGGTCGCCGAGCTGCAGCCCTTCCTCGGCGGCGACACGGCCATCCTCCTGCGCTTCTCGTCGCAGGACGGGGAGTGGGTCAGCAAGAGCGTCGGCTACCCGCTCCCGGCCCGCCAGCTCAGCCCCAACGGCGTTGTCTCCTGCTCCGGGAGGCTCTGGTGGGTCGACCTCTCCTGGTGCCTCCTCACCTGCGACCCCTTCGCCGACGCGCCGGCGCTCACCGTCGTCCCGCTCCCGGACGGCAAGGCGCTCAAGTCCAAGGAAGCCTGGGGGCTGCTCGACAAGTACCGCTGCGTGGGCGTCAGCGCCGGCAAGCTGCGGTTCGTGGACATGTACCGGAACCGCAACAGCAACGGGGCCGCACAGATCAGCGTCTGGACGCTCGCCGACTATCCGCCGTACTCCACCGAGTGGACGCTGGAGTGCGAGGCCACCTTCGCGGAGATCTGCAACGACGCCAGCTACAAGGCCACTGGTCTGCCGAGGAAGATCCCCGTGCTCGCGCTCATCCATCCCACCAACCCCGACGTGGTCTACTTCTTCCAGGACGACCACCTGATCGGCGTCGACGTGCGTGTTCGCAAGGTCGTGGGGCACGAGGTCTACGAGCTGGTTGAGCCGCCGCGCGAAGACGTTGCTTCCCGCTTCGTTCATGCTTGGCAGCTGCCACCGTCTCTCTGCTCAG GTCCTGCAGAGGAAACCGTTGATGGCGCGGCTGAAGAGCTGCAGCAACTGAATCTGCGTGACTATCTGAAGAAGTACAAGCTCATCTGTTAG